A genomic segment from Hypomesus transpacificus isolate Combined female chromosome 13, fHypTra1, whole genome shotgun sequence encodes:
- the fasn gene encoding fatty acid synthase isoform X2: MDEIVIAGISGRLPESDNLQEFWDNLFNGVDMVTEDDRRWKPGLYGLPRRNGKLKDISRFDAAFFGVHPKQAHTMDPQLRLLLEISYEAILDGGLNPTAMRGSRTGVYIGVSGSEAGEAFSRDPEELLGYSMTGCQRAMFANRLSYFFDFNGPSTAIDTACSSSLLALENAFNAIRHGHCDSALVGGVNLLLKPNTSVQFMKLGMLSPEGTCKSFDSSGNGYCRSEAAVAVLLTRRSAARRVYATVLNAGNNTDGYKDQGVTFPSGDMQQRLVSALYREVNITPDQVEYIEAHGTGTKVGDPQEVNGIVSVFCQSKREPLLIGSTKSNMGHPEPASGLAALAKVVLSLEHGVWAPNLHFHSPNTDIPALTDGRLRVVDQPIPVRGGIVGINSFGFGGSNVHVILRPPAGTPKPGNRAEKPGNLTPSPVPRLLQACGRTEDAVNALLSKGKEHAGDDNFLSLLNEVSGLPTAAMPCRGYSLIGSPTDVMEVQQGQATPRPLWYICSGMGTQWGGMGRSMMQLPAFRESILRSDTALKDTGLVVSRLLMDADESTFEDTVHAFVALAAIQIAQIDLLQQLGLQPDGIVGHSVGELACGYADGSLSHSEAVLAAYWRGRSIKEANLPAGGMAAVGLTWAECKAQCPQGVVPACHNAEDTVTISGPQESVRKFVAELKEAGVFAKEVRSAGVAFHSYYMASIAPALLAALKKVIKEPKLRSPRWVSTSIPQADWESPLALYSSAEYHVNNLVSPVLFQEGLNLVPDNAVVLEIAPHALLQAILRRSLKPTCCILPLMKRGHANNLEYFLSHIGKAYVNGINVDSNKLYPRVQYPVPPGTPLISPLLQWDHAQTWDVPKAEDFPAGAGGSTSATVYNIDMNPESPDYYMIGHCIDGRVLYPATGYLFLAWRTLVRSLGVVMETTPVTFEDVTIHRATILPKTGSVQLEVRLMPATNKFEVSENGNLTVSGKVSLLEEAALDSFHAQIGQPIAKDNSDPKLKLTAGDIYKELRLRGYDYGKTFQGILESNNAGDMGKLQWSGNWVSFLDTMLQMIVVGLSGRSLRLPTRIRSVCVDPALHLEKVLDYADGKKAVDVRVNRCLDNIVAGAVQISGLHATVAPRRQQQQAPPTLEEFVFVPYTETECLASNEKLGEQLRHCKGLIQRLHHKLAPQGVKLALPGLEGVAEAPLVTGAEASEAGLPRLLALLCSLELNGNLRSELEQTVQQERSCLLQDPLLMGLLEAPHLRHCLDTVLENSPPGKIKVLEALSSDGRLFSRAVPLFNIQPMLRLDYTATSTTADLLTPLQGALEELGASSAPWDPQSVPVPGALGGADLVACNHAWGALAGEAGALVANLASGAKEGGFVLLHTLLKGETLGETVAFLSSSSSNSHQGLLTQAEWEKVFSDSSLHLVAVRKSFFGSALFLCRRHLPAKEPIFLPVDSMDYKWVETLKTTLAAPSDSPVWLTATQEHCGVVGMVNCLRQEPGGSRIRCAFVSNLSKTSKSPVLQPTHSSMRRALEGDLCMNVFRDGRWGVFRHQLISQDLSEEQTEQAYVNVLTRGDLSSLRWIASPLRHFVQSSPQVQLCGVYYSSLNFRDIMLATGKLPPDAIPGDLALQQCMLGMEFSGRDPSGRRVMGLLPAKGLATCVDADKRFLWDVPTGWTLEQAASVPVVYATAYYSLVVRGRLRSGESVLIHSGSGGVGQAAIAIALSQRCRVFTTVGSAQKRAYLQERFPQLTPESFANSRDATFEQHVLLHTQGKGVDVVLNSLAEEKLQASLRCLARHGRFLEIGKYDLSNNSPLGMALFLKNVAFHGILLDALFEEGNREWEEVSELLKQGIMGGVVHPLKTTVFERGQVEEAFRYMAQGKHIGKVLLQVRSEEQGSERSPAVSAPLSIPAICRTFCPASHSYIITGGLGGFGLELAHWLTERGARKLVLTSRSGIRNGYQAKRVREWQGRGVQVLVSTSDVSTLEGAERLVNEACRLGPVGGVFNLAMVLKDGMLENLDPQMFLDVNKPKYNGTLYLDQ; encoded by the exons aTGGACGAGATCGTCATAGCCGGGATATCCGGCCGGCTGCCCGAGTCCGACAACCTGCAGGAATTCTGGGATAACCTCTTCAATGGGGTCGACATGGTAACAGAGGATGACCGTCGGTGGAAGCCAG GCCTGTACGGTCTTCCCCGGAGGAACGGCAAGCTGAAGGACATCAGCCGCTTCGACGCTGCGTTCTTCGGAGTCCACCCCAAGCAGGCCCACACCATGGACCCCCAGCTGAGACTGCTGCTGGAGATCTCCTACGAAGCCATCCTGGacggag gccTGAACCCCACGGCCATGCGCGGCAGCAGGACGGGTGTGTACATCGGTGTGAGTGGCTCGGAGGCTGGCGAGGCCTTCAGCCGAGACCCAGAGGAGTTGCTAGGATACAGCATGACAGGCTGCCAGCGCGCCATGTTTGCCAACCGGCTGTCCTATTTCTTCGACTTCAATG GCCCGAGCACAGCCATTGACACCGcctgctcctccagcctgtTGGCTCTGGAGAACGCCTTCAACGCCATTCGCCACGGCCACTGTGACTCTGCCCTGGTGGGCGGGGTCAATCTCCTGCTCAAACCAAACACCTCAGTGCAGTTCATGAAACTGGGCATGCTCAGTCCAGAGGGGACCTGCAAGTCCTTTGACTCCTCAG GTAACGGGTACTGTCGCTCTGAGGCGGCGGTGGCCGTACTGCTGACCCGGCGCTCTGCAGCCAGGAGGGTGTACGCCACCGTGCTCAACGCAGGCAACAACACAGACGGATACAAGgaccagg gTGTGACCTTCCCGTCAGGTGATATGCAGCAGCGCCTGGTCAGCGCTCTGTACAGAGAGGTTAACATCACACCTGACCAGGTGGAGTACATCGAGGCCCACGGCACCGGCACcaag gtggGCGACCCACAGGAAGTGAACGGCATTGTCAGCGTGTTCTGTCAATCCAAGAGGGAGCCCCTGCTCATTGGCTCCACCAAGTCCAACATGGGCCACCCAGAGCCCGCCTCCGGCCTGGCTGCCCTCGCTAag gTGGTGTTGTCTCTGGAGCACGGTGTTTGGGCTCCCAACCTGCACTTCCACAGTCCCAACACTGACATCCCTGCCCTGACTGATGGCCGACTGCGGGTGGTGGACCAGCCAATCCCGGTCCGGGGCGGCATCGTGGGGATCAACTCCTTCGGCTTCGGGGGCTCGAACGTCCACGTTATCCTCCGCCCCCCTGCCGGCAcccccaaacctggcaaccggGCTGAGAAACCTGGCAACCTGACTCCCAGCCCTGTGCCCAGGCTGCTGCAGGCATGTGGGCGCACCGAGGACGCTGTGAACGCCCTCCTAAGCAAGGGGAAGGAACACGCAGGCGATGACAACTTCCTGTCCCTTCTCAACGAGGTGTCGGGGCTGCCAACTGCCGCCATGCCTTGCAGGGGCTACTCTCTGATTGGTTCTCCCACTGATGTCATGGAGGTACAGCAGGGACAGGCCACGCCCAGGCCTCTGTGGTACATCTGTTCAG GTATGGGAACTCAGTGGGGCGGCATGGGGCGGAGCATGATGCAGCTCCCTGCGTTCCGGGAGTCCATCCTGCGATCAGACACGGCGCTGAAGGACACAGGCCTGGTCGTGTCCCGTCTGCTCATGGACGCTGACGAGAGCACCTTTGAGGACACGGTCCACGCCTTTGTGGCCCTCGCTGCCATACAG ATAGCCCAGATCGACCTGCTCCAGCAGCTCGGCCTGCAGCCCGACGGCATCGTGGGACACTCTGTGGGCGAGCTGGCGTGCGGCTACGCCGACGGCTCCCTCAGCCACTCAGAGGCCGTCCTGGCCGCATACTGGCGTGGTCGCTCCATCAAGGAGGCCAACCTGCCCGCCGGGGGCATGGCCGCCGTGG gcctGACGTGGGCGGAGTGTAAGGCTCAGTGTCCCCAGGGGGTGGTGCCTGCCTGTCACAACGCAGAGGACACCGTCACCATATCAGGACCTCAG gaaTCTGTGAGAAAGTTTGTTGCAGAGCTGAAGGAGGCTGGTGTGTTTGCAAAGGAGGTGCGCAGTGCTGGAGTAGCCTTCCACTCTTACTACATGGCCTCCATCGCACCAGCCCTGCTGGCTGCCCTGAAGaag GTGATTAAGGAGCCGAAGCTGCGTTCCCCCCGCTGGGTGAGCACCAGTATCCCCCAGGCGGACTGGGAATCCCCCCTGGCCCTGTACTCCTCAGCAGAGTACCACGTCAACAACCTGGTGAGCCCCGTGCTCTTCCAGGAAGGCCTCAACCTGGTGCCAGACAACGCCGTGGTCCTGGAGATAGCCCCTCACGCCctgctgcag gctATCCTGCGTCGCAGCCTGAAGCCCACCTGCTGCATCCTGCCCCTGATGAAGAGAGGCCACGCCAACAACCTGGAGTACTTCCTGTCACACATCGGCAAGGCCTACGTCAATGG caTCAATGTGGACAGTAACAAGCTGTACCCGCGGGTGCAGTACCCGGTTCCCCCCGGcacccccctcatctcccccctgCTGCAGTGGGACCACGCCCAGACCTGGGACGTCCCCAAGGCTGAGGACTTCCCTGCTGGGGCCGGTGGCTCCACCTCCGCCACGGTGTATAACATAG ACATGAACCCAGAGTCACCAGACTACTATATGATTGGTCACTGCATCGATGGGCGTGTCCTGTACCCGGCAACGGGGTACTTGTTCCTGGCCTGGAGGACCCTGGTGAGAAGCCTGGGCGTCGTCATGGAAACGACCCCCGTGACCTTTGAGGATGTGACCATCCACCGGGCCACCATTCTGCCCAAGACtg gctcaGTCCAGCTGGAAGTGCGTCTCATGCCCGCCACCAACAAGTTTGAGGTGTCGGAGAACGGCAACCTGACCGTCAGTG gGAAGGTGAGTCTTCTGGAGGAGGCGGCGCTGGACTCATTCCACGCACAGATTGGCCAGCCCATCGCCAAGGACAATAGTGACCCCAAACTGAAGCTGACGGCAGGAGACATATACAAGGAGCTCCGTCTCCGTGGTTATGACTACGGCAAGACCTTCCAGGGCATCCTCGAATCCAACaacgcag gAGACATGGGGAAGCTGCAGTGGTCTGGTAACTGGGTGAGCTTCCTGGACACCATGTTGCAGATGATAGTGGTCGGCCTATCAGGACGCAGCCTACGTCTGCCTACGCGCatccgctctgtgtgtgtggaccccGCCCTGCACCTGGAGAAGGTTCTAGACTACGCTGATGGGAAGAAAG ctGTGGATGTGCGCGTCAACCGTTGCCTTGACAACATCGTGGCAGGAGCGGTCCAGATCAGCGGCCTCCACGCCACCGTGGCACCCCGTCGCCAACAGCAACAGGCCCCACCCACTCTGgaggagtttgtgtttgtgccctACACGGAGACGGAATGTCTGGCGTCCAATGAGAAGCTGGGAGAGCAGCTCAGGCACTGCAAAG gtttGATCCAGAGGCTGCACCATAAACTGGCCCCCCAGGGCGTCAAGCTGGCCCTCCCAGGTCTGGAGGGGGTAGCGGAAGCCCCCCTGGTGACCGGTGCGGAGGCCTCTGAGGCGGGCCTGCCCCGACTGCTGGCCCTGCTGTGCAGCCTGGAGCTCAACGGGAACCTGCGCTCTGAGCTGGAGCAGACGGtgcagcaggagaggagctgcCTGCTCCAGGACCCCCTCCTCATGGGCCTGCTGGAGGCCCCCCACCTCAGACACTGTCTGGACACAGTCCTGGAGAACAGCCCCCCTGGGAAGATCAAAGTCCTGGAG GCTCTCTCCAGCGACGGCCGTCTCTTCTCCCGGGCCGTCCCCCTCTTCAACATCCAGCCCATGCTCCGCCTCGACTACACCGCCACGTCAACCACCGCTGACCTCCTGACCCCCCTTCAGGGGGcgctggaggagctgggggcGTCATCGGCTCCCTGGGACCCCCAGAGTGTCCCCGTGCCTGGCGCCCTGGGCGGGGCCGATCTGGTGGCCTGCAACCACGCCTGGGGGGCGTTGGCGGGCGAGGCGGGGGCCCTGGTGGCCAACCTGGCCTCGGGGGCCAAGGAGGGGGGGTTTGTCCTGCTCCACACCCTGCTGAAGGGGGAGACCCTGGGGGAGACTGtggccttcctgtcctcctcctcctccaacagcCACCAAGGGCTGCTTACCCAG GCTGAGTGGGAGAAGGTGTTCTCTGATTCGTCACTGCACCTGGTAGCTGTCAGAAAGTCCTTCTTTGGCTCTGCCCTCTTCTTGTGTCGCCGGCATTTGCCCGCCAAAGAGCCCATCTTTCTGCCAGTGGACAGCATGGACTACAAGTGGGTGGAGACACTCAAG ACAACCCTGGCTGCACCGTCTGACTCCCCCGTGTGGCTGACAGCAACCCAGGAGCACTGTGGGGTGGTGGGCATGGTCAACTGTCTACGCCAGGAACCAGGGGGCAGCCGCATAAG gtgtgcGTTTGTCTCCAACCTGAGCAAGACCTCCAAGTCTCCTGTACTGCAGCCTACCCACAGTTCCATGCGGCGGGCGCTGGAGGGAGACCTGTGCATGAACGTGTTCAGGGACGGTCGCTGGGGCGTGTTCAGACACCAGCTCATCTCCCAGG ATCTGAGTGAAGAGCAGACGGAGCAGGCGTACGTTAACGTGTTGACCCGTGGCGACCTGTCGTCCCTGCGCTGGATCGCCTCCCCGCTCCGCCATTTTGTCCAGAGCAGCCCCCAGGTGCAGCTGTGTGGCGTCTACTACAGCTCCCTCAACTTCAGGGACATCATGTTGGCTACAGGAAAACTACCACCAGACGCCATccccg GAGACCTGGCCCTGCAGCAGTGCATGCTGGGTATGGAGTTCTCGGGCCGTGACCCCAGCGGGCGTCGTGTGATGGGCCTGCTGCCCGCCAAGGGCCTGGCCACCTGCGTAGACGCCGACAAGCGCTTCCTGTGGGACGTGCCGACCGGCTG GACCCTGGAGCAGGCTGCCTCCGTGCCCGTGGTCTACGCCACGGCCTACTACTCCCTGGTGGTCCGGGGCCGGCTCCGCTCCGGGGAGAGCGTTCTCATCCACTCAGGATCCGGGGGCGTCGGCCAGGCCGCCATCGCCATAGCGCTCAGTCAGCGCTGTCGAGTCTTCACTACAGTCG ggTCGGCGCAGAAGAGAGCCTACCTCCAAGAGCGCTTCCCTCAGCTCACCCCAGAGTCCTTCGCCAACTCCCGCGACGCAACCTTCGAACAGCACGTCCTGCTGCACACACAAGGCAAAG gtgtggatGTGGTGCTGAACTCCCTGGCTGAGGAGAAGCTGCAGGCCAGTCTGCGCTGCCTGGCCAGGCACGGACGCTTCCTGGAGATCGGCAAATATGACCTTTCCAACAACTCTCCTCtgg GCATGGCTCTCTTCCTCAAGAACGTGGCATTCCACGGGATCCTGCTGGACGCCCTGTTTGAGGAGGGCAACCGGGAGTGGGAGGAGGTGTCTGAGCTGCTGAAGCAAGGCATCATGGGTGGTGTAGTCCATCCTTTGAAGACAACGGTGTTTGAAAGGGGCCAGGTTGAGGAGGCCTTCAGATACATGGCCCAGGGCAAACACATAGGCAAGGTCCTACTGCAG GTGCGATCAGAGGAGCAGGGTTCAGAGCGCTCCCCTGCGGTCAgtgctcctctctccatccccgcCATCTGCCGCACCTTCTGCCCCGCTTCCCACTCTTACATCATCACCGGCGGATTGGGTGGCTTCGGCCTGGAGCTGGCTCATTGGCTGACGGAGAGAGGCGCTCGCAAGCTGGTGCTGACCTCACGCTCCGGCATCCGCAACG GTTACCAGGCCAAGCGGGTGCGTGAATGGCAGGGCCGGGGCGTGCAGGTGCTGGTCTCCACCAGTGATGTCAGCACGCTGGAGGGGGCGGAGCGACTCGTCAACGAGGCCTGCAGGCTGGGGCCGGTGGGAGGAGTCTTCAACCTCGCCATG gtgctgAAGGACGGCATGCTAGAGAACCTTGACCCCCAGATGTTCCTGGACGTCAACAAACCCAAATACAACGGCACCTTATACCTGGAcca gtga